One genomic region from Shewanella aestuarii encodes:
- the cutA gene encoding divalent-cation tolerance protein CutA produces the protein MTSNYLIIFTTCPDKAVADTLARALVNAKLAACVQISQAVESVYMWDNQVCQSKEVQLQIKSLAVHYQAIEQMVIQLHPYEVPELIATPVTHGFAPYLTWIEETTQS, from the coding sequence ATGACATCAAACTATTTAATCATTTTCACCACATGCCCTGATAAAGCCGTAGCCGATACCCTTGCTCGTGCGTTAGTGAATGCCAAATTGGCTGCTTGCGTGCAAATAAGCCAAGCAGTGGAGTCAGTTTATATGTGGGATAACCAAGTATGTCAGTCGAAGGAGGTACAGTTGCAGATTAAATCCCTTGCGGTTCACTATCAAGCAATTGAGCAAATGGTGATCCAATTGCATCCTTACGAAGTACCAGAGTTAATCGCAACGCCAGTCACCCATGGGTTTGCACCTTATTTAACATGGATAGAAGAAACCACTCAATCATGA